From bacterium, a single genomic window includes:
- a CDS encoding helix-turn-helix domain-containing protein — translation MQKLHIHYSWENAMSSEKQHDATPAAEEEMVDDHGTLIEDELDPVFMQMMAESEPQHTDPRAVISWLTRLRERRGCTQAMLAEMSGQTQSAISRQENGDDALLSIEEVNAYIRGLNMSCTLRIYDDSMPMDIQINRTLLELMRLCTRLHRLLTMFGGHDSVLDEIDTFLAGAISPMYLEALDAGELQEDSVYGVMHMELAPGA, via the coding sequence ATGCAGAAACTGCATATTCACTATTCATGGGAGAATGCGATGAGCAGCGAAAAACAACACGACGCAACACCGGCAGCAGAAGAAGAGATGGTGGACGATCATGGTACGCTGATCGAAGATGAACTCGATCCCGTTTTCATGCAGATGATGGCGGAAAGCGAACCACAGCACACCGACCCCCGCGCTGTCATCAGCTGGCTCACGCGGCTGCGGGAACGCAGGGGCTGCACGCAGGCGATGCTGGCAGAAATGTCCGGGCAGACGCAAAGCGCCATCTCGCGGCAGGAAAACGGTGACGATGCGTTGCTGAGCATTGAGGAAGTCAATGCATACATTCGCGGACTCAACATGAGCTGTACGTTGCGCATCTACGATGACAGCATGCCGATGGATATTCAGATCAATCGCACGTTGTTGGAGCTCATGCGCCTCTGCACGCGTCTGCATCGCCTGCTGACCATGTTCGGTGGACATGACAGCGTGCTTGACGAGATTGACACCTTCCTTGCCGGTGCGATATCCCCGATGTATCTCGAAGCGCTCGATGCCGGTGAACTGCAAGAGGATAGCGTATATGGTGTCATGCATATGGAACTTGCTCCCGGTGCGTGA
- a CDS encoding VWA domain-containing protein: MQRNMCTGTAQGLTRWLSYLLLSIGLAAAGNYATAQPAMEITRVNLTWPDVEVFFRTSCSHYLDFRFDRQNLQIFDQGNELRSFDLECPDQTQHCPMSVALVFDGSESMQGSNVADARNAANRFIGFMDGMTDEATIISYNDSVTVLQTMNSDKGLLLIGAASLRAAGEGRLLWDGARAGLDAVVSYGMNKCRAVILVVDGIDKGSVNTPQTLIELATDEQIRIFTVAMSSVVRTQELQLIAERTGGGFFLVTPQLSLNDIVSEISTAIMVGFGECRLAYTADCADGLPHEIRISTLLTSCNAVVADSVMYTAPLDISTRKDLRLGFEDRTGYGEAELEVPLELRTPLTGKVIPPMLFTLKTDGSCLNIMGVTFDSSDLWSPASVVAQPTESGLRVVVNEPVLVHGSGALLRVRVRLRDVNDTTCCSLRIENVNLAYGCLQPVIEEGTFCIIPRRARIDCSIDAPASLQWDDLQDIYVPAKIRVTARFTNYGTQTASDLRYTLEYDTSAIASIEPTSPLRDIPKQILPGDTVEVHWDLLPRHVREEVTTLICIEAEALNAGDARCCADVLIEQARRDVSCTLEVPPLRADTLAGVYKPQPLTVTATVKNEGQDNLQGIAAKIFFVSSLDLAGADAPDRYRKALTPTWLAPGDSSSVQWEVAVQPPLPSAEVHALVRVQISTLHGDSTEASYVVRIPAMKTPFRIALSTDDPLEFCEGDMCRLDAGKGYAAYAWSTGERTRSIIVRQSGSYSCSVQENGGRWGHSDTLEVLVRPRPEPRLTTRGSNPICEGDTIILSTARSYASYLWSNGSTTSELKVTRTGMYSVSVTDSTGCSGRSDTLAVAVVPVAAVPAITRNLDVLTCTRAVRYQWRLNGVDIPGETNQFLALDRTGSYSVMITDSNGCTAVSTPYDVSVLDLDDAVAPQAQVDVYPNPSTGNMTVVLRNMQNLHISMYDMLGRCVWQEVVHDAKPQTPLTLPLAGRPSGVYLLRINADGKQYLKCLVVQRP; the protein is encoded by the coding sequence ATGCAACGAAACATGTGCACAGGCACCGCGCAGGGGCTGACGCGGTGGCTTTCGTATCTGCTGCTATCAATCGGACTGGCTGCCGCCGGCAACTATGCGACTGCGCAGCCGGCGATGGAAATCACGCGGGTCAATCTCACCTGGCCCGATGTCGAAGTGTTTTTCCGCACGAGCTGTTCACATTATCTGGATTTCAGATTCGACCGGCAGAATCTGCAGATCTTCGACCAGGGGAATGAATTACGCAGCTTCGATCTCGAGTGTCCCGATCAGACGCAGCACTGTCCGATGTCCGTCGCTCTGGTATTTGACGGAAGTGAAAGCATGCAGGGAAGTAACGTCGCTGATGCACGCAATGCAGCCAACCGGTTTATCGGCTTCATGGACGGGATGACAGACGAAGCGACTATCATTTCGTACAACGATTCCGTCACCGTGCTGCAGACGATGAATTCAGACAAGGGGCTGCTGCTCATCGGAGCCGCATCGCTGCGGGCAGCCGGGGAAGGGCGGCTGTTGTGGGACGGTGCACGTGCAGGACTCGATGCCGTCGTATCGTATGGCATGAACAAATGCCGGGCCGTCATCCTCGTTGTGGACGGCATCGACAAGGGATCGGTGAATACGCCGCAGACCTTGATCGAGCTGGCAACAGACGAACAGATTCGGATTTTCACCGTTGCGATGAGTTCCGTAGTCCGTACCCAGGAACTGCAGCTAATCGCAGAGCGCACCGGGGGTGGGTTTTTCCTTGTAACGCCACAGCTGAGTCTCAATGATATTGTCAGTGAAATCTCCACCGCAATCATGGTCGGTTTCGGGGAGTGCAGGCTCGCATACACCGCGGATTGTGCTGACGGACTACCGCATGAAATTCGTATTTCCACCCTGCTGACCAGCTGTAATGCCGTAGTCGCGGATTCCGTCATGTATACGGCACCATTGGATATTTCGACGCGGAAGGATCTGCGTCTCGGGTTTGAAGACCGGACAGGATACGGCGAGGCTGAACTCGAGGTGCCGCTTGAATTGCGGACACCATTGACAGGCAAGGTCATACCACCAATGCTGTTTACGTTGAAGACCGATGGCAGCTGTCTCAATATCATGGGTGTGACATTCGACAGCAGTGATCTGTGGTCACCTGCTTCAGTGGTTGCACAGCCTACCGAGTCAGGGTTGCGCGTCGTCGTCAACGAGCCCGTGCTCGTCCATGGCTCCGGTGCTTTGCTCAGAGTACGTGTCCGTCTCCGCGATGTCAATGACACAACCTGCTGCAGCCTGCGCATCGAAAACGTGAACCTGGCCTATGGCTGTCTCCAGCCTGTGATAGAAGAAGGAACATTCTGTATCATCCCACGACGTGCCCGCATTGACTGCAGTATTGATGCTCCGGCAAGCCTGCAATGGGATGATCTTCAGGATATCTATGTCCCTGCCAAAATTCGGGTGACCGCACGTTTCACCAACTATGGGACTCAGACCGCATCCGATCTGCGCTACACGCTGGAGTATGATACCTCCGCTATCGCGTCCATCGAACCGACCTCGCCACTGCGCGATATTCCTAAGCAAATTCTACCGGGAGATACCGTTGAGGTACACTGGGACCTCCTTCCCCGTCACGTGCGCGAGGAGGTGACGACGTTGATCTGCATCGAAGCGGAAGCATTGAACGCCGGGGATGCACGCTGCTGTGCTGATGTGCTCATCGAGCAGGCACGGCGCGATGTCTCGTGCACACTCGAAGTCCCGCCGCTGCGTGCGGATACGCTCGCCGGTGTTTACAAGCCGCAGCCGCTTACAGTGACAGCTACAGTGAAAAATGAGGGACAGGACAACCTCCAGGGCATCGCGGCGAAAATCTTTTTCGTGTCCTCTCTCGACCTTGCAGGCGCCGATGCGCCCGACAGATATCGCAAGGCGCTGACTCCCACATGGCTGGCGCCGGGCGATTCGAGCTCCGTGCAATGGGAAGTGGCCGTGCAGCCACCATTGCCGTCTGCAGAAGTGCATGCCCTCGTACGCGTGCAGATTTCCACACTGCACGGTGACAGCACAGAAGCCTCATACGTCGTGCGCATTCCGGCGATGAAGACACCGTTCAGAATTGCACTGTCCACCGACGACCCTCTCGAATTCTGCGAAGGCGACATGTGCCGGCTGGATGCCGGTAAGGGATACGCGGCCTATGCCTGGTCGACCGGAGAGCGGACGCGAAGCATCATTGTCAGGCAGAGCGGCAGCTATTCCTGCAGCGTCCAGGAGAATGGAGGCCGCTGGGGACATTCCGACACGCTGGAGGTCCTCGTACGTCCACGTCCCGAACCACGGTTGACGACACGCGGGAGCAACCCGATCTGTGAGGGTGACACCATCATACTGAGCACTGCGCGATCGTATGCCTCGTACCTGTGGTCAAACGGTTCGACCACATCGGAGTTAAAGGTGACTCGAACAGGCATGTATTCCGTGTCCGTTACCGACAGCACAGGCTGCAGCGGGCGATCCGATACACTCGCCGTCGCGGTGGTACCAGTCGCCGCTGTTCCCGCCATAACGCGGAACCTCGATGTTCTCACCTGCACGCGGGCTGTGCGCTATCAATGGCGCCTGAACGGTGTGGATATCCCCGGAGAGACGAATCAGTTCCTCGCACTCGACCGTACAGGCTCGTATTCCGTCATGATTACCGACAGTAATGGCTGCACCGCGGTGTCAACGCCGTATGACGTCTCCGTCCTTGATCTGGATGATGCTGTTGCTCCGCAGGCGCAGGTCGATGTCTATCCGAATCCTTCCACAGGGAATATGACCGTTGTGCTGCGAAATATGCAGAACCTGCATATTTCCATGTATGACATGCTGGGACGCTGCGTGTGGCAGGAGGTTGTCCACGATGCCAAACCCCAAACACCGCTGACCTTGCCTTTGGCTGGGCGTCCCTCCGGAGTATATCTTTTGCGGATCAATGCTGATGGAAAGCAATACCTGAAATGTCTCGTTGTGCAACGACCCTGA